TGAAAAAGAAGTGAGAGAGAATATTGTTTATAGGATTGTTCTTAATATGATAGCTGAGATTGTTGAaatgttgaacagattatggtGGCTTCTACAAGCCTGATGCTGTTTGCTGGAAGGTTTGGATTGGCTCCATCAGCGAACAGGAAAGCCACTGCAGGGCTAAAGCTGGAGGTGAGGGACTCAGGCTTGCAGACTGGTGACCCTGCTGGGTTCACTCTTGCAGACACCTTGGCCTGTGGTGCTGTCGGCCACATCATTGGAGTTGGGGTTGTTCTTGGTCTCAAGAACATTGGTGCCCTTTAAACACCTTCAAAGTCTCATGCATCATGCATCTGTAATCAATTAGTCGTGTACTTTATTTTCACTtcactctttcttctttctcaagcttaacttcatcttcatcttatCCTCTCCCTTCTAAACACAGCAAAATGTAACTGTCATGAAATTCACAAGCATTCCCTTCGATACAAACGTGATAACAACGTAAAAGAACCCACAACTAAGAGAAAAtcattacatttaaaataaaataggtttacCTATCTATGGGAGGCATTCAATAGaacttaaaaatgtttttagaaatatttggTAAGATGCAGAACAAAAAGGTATAGTTGAACCTACATAcgctttttaattttatagaattcaGACAGTAAATACACTATCCATCCACTTGTAGAGTGCAACAAATTTAAACTATACAAACTTTAACTTTCATGTTGCATTATAATTTCAACGGCAATACGATGCAAGAACTCATCCTCATAGTCAATAAAAATCAGATCACTAATCACTACTAATgac
This Vigna angularis cultivar LongXiaoDou No.4 chromosome 4, ASM1680809v1, whole genome shotgun sequence DNA region includes the following protein-coding sequences:
- the LOC108322634 gene encoding photosystem I reaction center subunit psaK, chloroplastic — encoded protein: MATTAMTTLPQFTGLRPQFSAAPVQNLVAVQPMRRKGKGGLGVRCDYIGSSTNLIMVASTSLMLFAGRFGLAPSANRKATAGLKLEVRDSGLQTGDPAGFTLADTLACGAVGHIIGVGVVLGLKNIGAL